Proteins encoded within one genomic window of Acidiferrobacter thiooxydans:
- a CDS encoding right-handed parallel beta-helix repeat-containing protein — protein MTTPITGSTIPMGLALNTPGAGTGQTYYVATTGSDSNNGLSPQTPFLTIQHAIETVGPGGTIEIMGGTYPGGITIDHPGTANGWITMEPYQNQQVTIDGSNTMNDVFFYNATGAPTYWEVKGLNITNAQQYTVQISVPDVKLVDNDISGAHNDLVKLVQAAHNVVIWGNKIHNNNAAPGSNAQGVDMVGSQNVLVAHNTVYNVASIGMYCKGNAGNITFEDNTLNNIYSRGIMLGESTGVQYLLPGQTYESYNSIVKNNVITNDQSACLAESSSYNAEIYNNSCYNTAIDRHAAIYVSNESEIGQGATNVSIRNNLIADFSTRPMVTVAPGAMTDVSTLHIDHNLYWDPAGVTFEWDSRGLYGLGLVSWQQETGFDLSSLAANPRFSSTATLTLKANSPAIDAGTRLASVRHDFNGTRRPRTGHYDIGAYQNRE, from the coding sequence GTGACCACCCCTATCACCGGCAGCACCATCCCCATGGGGCTTGCCTTGAACACCCCGGGTGCTGGTACCGGCCAGACGTACTATGTCGCCACGACCGGCTCGGACAGCAATAACGGGCTAAGCCCGCAGACACCGTTTCTGACGATCCAGCATGCCATCGAGACGGTGGGGCCGGGCGGCACGATCGAGATCATGGGCGGGACCTATCCAGGCGGCATCACCATCGACCACCCAGGCACGGCCAACGGCTGGATCACCATGGAGCCCTACCAGAACCAGCAGGTCACGATCGACGGCAGCAACACCATGAACGATGTGTTCTTTTACAACGCCACCGGGGCGCCCACCTACTGGGAGGTCAAGGGGCTGAATATCACCAATGCCCAGCAATACACCGTGCAGATCTCGGTCCCGGACGTCAAGCTCGTGGACAATGACATCTCCGGCGCCCATAACGACCTCGTAAAGCTCGTGCAGGCCGCCCACAACGTCGTGATCTGGGGCAACAAGATCCATAACAACAACGCCGCCCCCGGCAGCAACGCCCAGGGGGTCGACATGGTCGGCTCGCAAAACGTGCTGGTGGCCCACAACACCGTCTATAACGTCGCCTCGATCGGCATGTACTGCAAGGGCAACGCCGGCAACATCACCTTCGAGGACAACACCCTCAACAACATCTACAGCCGCGGCATCATGCTCGGCGAGTCCACAGGCGTCCAGTACCTGCTCCCCGGCCAGACCTACGAGTCCTACAACAGCATCGTCAAGAACAATGTCATCACCAACGACCAGAGCGCGTGCCTGGCTGAGTCGTCTTCCTACAATGCCGAGATCTATAACAACTCGTGCTATAACACGGCGATTGACCGTCACGCCGCCATCTATGTCTCCAATGAATCCGAGATAGGTCAGGGGGCCACCAACGTGTCTATCCGCAACAACCTGATCGCGGATTTCTCGACGCGGCCGATGGTCACGGTTGCCCCGGGCGCCATGACTGACGTCAGCACGCTGCATATCGACCACAATCTCTACTGGGACCCGGCCGGTGTCACCTTCGAGTGGGATAGCCGGGGGCTCTACGGTCTCGGACTTGTGTCGTGGCAGCAGGAGACCGGGTTCGATCTGTCCTCGCTCGCGGCCAATCCGCGTTTTTCCAGTACCGCGACCCTCACCCTGAAGGCCAACAGCCCCGCCATTGACGCCGGCACCCGGCTCGCCTCGGTGCGCCACGACTTCAATGGCACCAGGCGGCCGCGGACCGGCCATTACGATATCGGGGCCTATCAGAATCGCGAATAG